In Nicotiana tabacum cultivar K326 chromosome 17, ASM71507v2, whole genome shotgun sequence, one DNA window encodes the following:
- the LOC107809352 gene encoding acyltransferase Pun1-like has translation MRGIGTSSPLCRRHEFLVVSALLSSPSLVSICDKSFIKPSTLTPSTLRFYKLSFVDQSFSNMYIPVAFFYPKPQREESNNSQLSHIADLLQTSLSQTLVSYYPYAGILRDNATVECNDMGAEFLSVKINCPMSEILNHPHATDAESIVFPKDLPWKNNYEGGNLLVVQLSKFDCGGIAISACLSRDGCSVINFLNHWANVTRDRRFVVPSPRFVGECVRLIFPTVKLDALQAKIAVESGVENPTRAEVVSALLYKSATKAAASCSANIQPSKLVHYLNVRTMIKPRLPRSAIGNLLSVFSTAATQDIELPRLVHNLRKEVEVAYKKDQVDENELVLEIVDSMKKGKLPFEEKDENCTTTTMYFCSNLCKFPFYSVDFGWGKPERVYLGTGPFKNFFFLKDYQTGRGVEARVMLQKQHMSAFECDEELLEFASSSVPSL, from the exons atgcgaggaatagggacttcctctcCGCTATGcaggagaca cgaatttctagtagtgtcggCATTATTATCATCACCATCACTTGTTTCTATTTGTGACAAATCCTTCATCAAACCTTCTACTCTCACCCCTTCTACACTTAGATTTTACAAGCTATCTTTCGTCGATCAATCCTTCAGTAATATGTATATTCCTGTGGCCTTTTTTTACCCTAAACCGCAAAGAGAAGAGTCAAACAATTCTCAACTTTCCCATATAGCTGATTTGTTGCAGACATCTCTGTCACAAACTCTAGTCTCTTACTATCCTTACGCTGGAATATTGAGAGACAATGCTACTGTTGAGTGTAATGACATGGGAGCTGAGTTCTTGAGTGTTAAAATAAATTGTCCTATGTCTGAAATCCTTAACCATCCTCATGCAACTGATGCAGAGAGTATAGTTTTTCCAAAGGACTTGCCTTGGAAGAATAATTATGAAGGTGGTAATTTACTTGTGGTTCAATTAAGTAAGTTTGATTGTGGGGGAATAGCCATTAGTGCATGTTTATCGCGCGATGGTTGCTCTGTGATTAATTTTCTTAATCATTGGGCTAATGTCACTCGTGATCGTAGATTTGTAGTTCCTTCTCCTAGATTTGTAGGTGAGTGCGTAAGACTCATTTTTCCAACCGTCAAATTGGATGCTCTTCAAGCTAAG ATAGCAGTTGAATCAGGAGTAGAGAACCCAACACGGGCTGAAGTTGTTAGTGCACTTCTTTACAAATCTGCAACAAAGGCAGCAGCATCATGTTCTGCAAATATACAACCATCTAAGTTGGTTCACTACTTAAATGTACGTACTATGATCAAACCTCGTCTACCACGAAGTGCAATTGGAAATCTCTTATCCGTGTTCTCCACAGCAGCTACGCAAGATATTGAGTTGCCAAGATTAGTTCATAATCTAAGGAAGGAAGTTGAGGTAGCGTACAAGAAAGACCAAGTTGATGAAAATGAACTGGTCTTAGAAATAGTAGATTCCatgaaaaaaggaaaattaccatttgaagaaaaagatgaaaattgTACTACTACTACTATGTATTTTTGCAGCAACCTTTGCAAATTCCCATTCTACAGTGTAGATTTTGGATGGGGAAAACCTGAAAGAGTGTATCTAGGAACTGGTCCTTTCAAGAATTTCTTCTTCTTGAAAGATTACCAAACTGGGCGAGGCGTGGAGGCGCGAGTGATGTTGCAGAAACAACATATGTCTGCATTTGAATGCGATGAGGAACTCCTTGAGTTTGCCTCCTCCTCAGTTCCAAGTCTTTAA